A window of the Candidatus Zixiibacteriota bacterium genome harbors these coding sequences:
- the zapA gene encoding cell division protein ZapA, with product MSSLSAENKVVVRILGEEYPIIGADDPAYISRVASLVDSRMQEVARQCRSQARDKIAILTALSLASELLERSEKLERATSTQSESLHGLLAQIDKALEKS from the coding sequence GTGTCTAGTTTGTCGGCTGAGAACAAAGTTGTCGTTAGAATATTAGGAGAAGAATACCCCATAATCGGGGCGGACGATCCTGCTTATATCTCGCGCGTAGCGAGTCTGGTGGACTCGCGAATGCAGGAAGTGGCCCGTCAGTGTCGCTCCCAGGCGCGCGATAAAATCGCAATCTTGACTGCTTTGTCACTCGCATCGGAACTACTCGAGCGATCAGAAAAGCTCGAGCGGGCCACCAGTACTCAATCGGAGTCGCTGCACGGCCTTCTGGCTCAGATAGATAAAGCACTGGAAAAAAGTTGA
- the zapB gene encoding cell division protein ZapB produces the protein MSDQIKVLEGKIAQVLQKLETLKSENANLLSENSSLREEVSRLRQEFERFRVEHNDQVEAVKTKLGTLLGRIEELEQIGL, from the coding sequence ATGTCGGACCAAATCAAAGTTCTTGAGGGCAAGATCGCCCAGGTGTTGCAGAAGCTGGAGACCTTAAAGTCCGAAAATGCCAACCTGCTTTCAGAGAACAGCTCGCTTCGGGAGGAGGTAAGTCGGCTTCGTCAGGAGTTTGAGCGTTTTCGCGTCGAGCACAACGACCAGGTTGAGGCCGTTAAGACCAAGCTGGGCACGTTGTTGGGCCGGATCGAGGAACTGGAGCAAATCGGACTGTAG